The stretch of DNA CGCCGAGCAGGCCACCTACAAGACCCTGCACGCCGCGTCCCGCGCAGGACAGCACCTGCGCACCGGCCTTAACCCCGCCGGCGCGGCCAAGGCCAGCCGGCAGCTGCGCAGCCTCCTGGGCTGTGACGCGCTCGCGATCACCGACACGGCCGGGGTGCTCGCCTGGGACGGGGCCGGCGAGGAACTCAAGCCGGCGCTGATGGGGCTTGCCGCCCGGGTGCTCGACGGCGGCCACACCGCCGTGGTCCCCGCCGCCGAGCTGCAACTGGCGGCCACCGGCGGTTCCCCGGCGCAGCCGCCGGACGCGGAGGGCGCCGTCGTCATCGCACCGATCAAGGCCGGCACCCGGGTGGTGGGCGTCGTGGCGGCCTTGGCGCCCTCCGCCGGGGCGGGGCTTGTCCGCGCCACGGGTGAGGTGGCCGAGTGGGTGGCCACCCAGGTGGAACTGGCGGAACTCGACGCCTCGCGGACCCTCCTGATGGAGGCGGAGGTCCGGGCCCTCCGCGCCCAGATCAGCCCGCACTTCATCTACAACTCGCTGAATGCGATTGCTTCCTTCATCAACACCGACCCCGTGCGGGCCCGCGAGCTCGTGGTGGAATTCGCCGACTTCACCCGCTATTCGTTCCGCCGGCACGGCGACTTCACCACCCTCGCCGAGGAACTGCGCTGCATTGACCGTTATCTGCTGCTGGAACGTGCCCGGTTCGGTGACCGCGTCCAGGTGAGCCTCCGGATCGCCCCCGAGGTGCTCAGCACGGTGATCCCCTTCCTCAGCCTGCAGCCGCTCGTCGAGAACGCGGTCCGGCACGGGCTCGAGGCGAAGGGGGGTCCGGGGCACATTTCCATCACCGCGGAGGACTCCGGCGCCTTCGCCGAGGTCACCATCGAGGACGACGGCGTGGGCATCGACCCGGAACAACTGCGGTCCGTCCTGGCGGGGCACAGCGACGGCGACCACGTCGGGTTGCGCAACGTCGACGCCCGGCTGCGCCAGGTCTATGGCGAGGAGTGCGGGCTCGTGATTGAGACGGCTCCCGGGGAAGGCACACTCATCACGATGCGGGTGCCCAAATCACAGCCCCGCCACGACGCCTGATCCCTTGCCTGATGCGGTCCGGAATGTCCACGGCAGTAGTCTTGACCCATGATTAACGTCCTCGTCGCCGATGACGAGCTTCCCGCCGTCGAGGAACTGGCATACCTGCTCGGCAGGGATGACCGGATAGGTACCATCCACCGCGCCTCCTCCGGCGCGGAGGCCCTGCGGGTGCTCGAAGCCGCAGAGGTCGACGCGGTGTTCCTCGACATCCATATGCCCGCCCTCTCCGGCCTGGACATTGCCCGGGCCATCGCCCGCAGTGCCCGGCCCCCGGCCGTTGTGTTCGTCACCGCTGACGAGGAACGCGCGCTGGAAGCGTTCGAGCTGGCGGCAGTGGACTACCTGCTGAAGCCCGTGCGGGCCGAGCGGCTGGCAAAATCCATCGGCAGGATCAGCGAGCTGCTCCGGGACGGCGCGCCGGCGCCGGAGATGATCACGGTGGACCTGGGCGGCCACACCAAGATGATCCGCCGGGAGGACGTCAGCTACGTCCAGGCGCAGGGCGACTACGCCCGGCTCCATACTTCGGACGCGAGTTATCTGATCCGGGTCCCGCTGGCCGATCTCGAGCAGCAATGGTCCGACGCCGGCTTCATCCGCACGCACCGTTCCTACCTGATCGCGCTTGGCCATGTGAGCCACCTCAAGCTCGCGGCGGCACGCCCCAGCGTCACCGTGGCCGGGGCTGACCTGCCGATCAGCCGGCGGCACCTGCCGTCCGTGCGGGAGAAGCTGGAGTCGACGCGGATCCGGCCGCACGTATGACCCGCGTCCGCGTCACCGCACCTCGCGCCCTCACTTCGCGCAGTTCGCCTCCGAACGGGACGGGGCAGGCGGCCCGATCATCCGCCGCCGCCCGCGACGCCGCGGAGCAATCCGACGCCGGCCAGATCTTCATCCGCTCGCTGATCCGCTCCCAACTGCGGCTGGGCCTTGTGGTGGCGGTCGGGTTCCTGCTGATCCTGCTTGCCTTTGTGCTGATGCTGGGACTGGTTCCCGGCTTGGCGCACTCGACCATTGCAGGGCTGCCGTTCGACTGGGTCCTGCTGGGCGCCGGGATCTATCCCGTGACCGGCCTCAGCGCCTGGCTGTACGTGCGGACGGCAGCCCGGAACGAGGCCCGGTACCGGGACCTCGCCGGAGACAAGTGAGGCACCGGTGAACCCGGCCGTCGGCATCGCGGCGTTCGCCGCCGTCTCTCTCGCGACGGCGGTCATCGGTTTCTACGGCCTCCGGATCTCGCGCACCACCGGGGATTTCTACGTGGCCTCGCGCACCGTCCGGCCCTGGTGGAACGCCTCGGCAATCGGCGGGGAGTACCTCTCCGCCGCCAGCTTCCTTGGGGTTGCCGGGCTGATCCTGCTCTCCGGCACGGATGCCCTGTGGTTCCCGGTGGGTTACACGGCCGGGTACCTAATGTTGCTGCTCTTCGTGGCCGCACCGCTGCGGCGTTCCGGCGCGTACACCATTCCCGACTTCACCGAAGCCCGGCTGGACTCCCGGACGGTCCGCCGCGTGACCAGCATCGTCGTGGTCCTGGTCGGCTGGCTGTACATCGTCCCGCAGCTGCACGGCGCCGCGCTGGCCATCCGGATCACCACCGGACTGCCGGCCTGGGTGGGCCAGGTGGCCGTCGTCGCCGTTGTCTGCGTGACCGTAGTGGCCGGCGGGATGCGCTCCATCACCTTCGTCCAGGCGTTCCAGTACTGGCTCAAGCTGACCGCGCTGGCCGTGCCCGTCCTGTTTATCCTGTTCGTGCTGGCCGGAAACGGCGCGCCCGCCGTAGCCGAGGCCGGGGCGAACCCCACCGCCGCGGTCCCGGCGAGCCCGTACCAGAACATCTCCCTGCTGGTGGCACTGCTGTTCGGCACGCTGGGCCTGCCCCACGTGCTGGTGCGGTTCTACACGAACCCGGACGGCCAGTCCGCGCGGCGGACCACCCTGATCGTGCTGGGCCTGCTCTCGGTCTTCTACCTGTTTCCCACCGCCTACGGCCTGACCGGACGACTCTTCGCCCCCGATCTGGCCCGGAGCGGCCAGGCCGATGCGCTGGTGCTGCTGCTGCCGGGCCGGATGATCGGCGGCCCCACGGGGGACCTGCTGTCCGCCCTGGTCGTGGCAGGGGCCTTCGCTGCCTTCCTTTCCACGACGTCCGGGCTGGTGGTCTCACTCGCCGGCGTCATCAGCCAGGACGTGCTCGGCGGCAGCGTCCGGGGCTTCCGGCTCGCGGCGGTCCTCTCCGCCGTCGTGCCGTTGGGGATCGCGTCCATGACGGATTCCCAGGCGCTGGCCGGAAGCGTGGGACTGGTGTTTGCGTTCACGGCCTCGACTATCTGCCCGGTGCTGCTGCTGGGGATCTGGTGGACCGGACTGACGGATGCAGGGGCCATCGCCGGGATGGTGACCGGCGGCCTGCTGTGCGGCGGGGCCATGGTGGCCGGCTCCCTGCTGGGCAGCGCCGCCACGCCGCCCTGGCTGGCGCAGCCCGCTGCGTGGACGGTCCCGGCGGCCTTTGCCGTCATGGTCCTTGTGTCCCGGGCCACGAAGCACCGGGTGCCCCGCACGATCACCCGGCTGATGACGCGGCTGCACACCCCCGAACGGCCGCTTGCGACGGACCGGTAGGAACCCCCCGGCAGGAACGCCCAGTTAGGAACATCCGGTAAGAACGACCGGTTAGAACCCCCGCCGTCAGTCGATGGCGGCCATCAGCTGGACGACACGGTCAAGGAACGCGTCCACTTGGCTTTCCTCGTAGCCGTCGCGGCCCATGGCCGGCCGGAAGACGGCCCGCCGGACGTTGTCGACGCTCAGCGGGCGCTCCGATTCCAGGTAGCCGATCAACTCATGGCACAGGTCATCGACGTCGGCGGTGTTGTAGCTGCGCGCCTTGGCTTTACTGGGACGGCGGAACCGCTCGCCATCGGGGCGGTGGAGACGTCCGCGCAGCAGGCCGGCGAGCCGGCCGATCTCCCGGAGCCAGGCTTCCTCGCCGCGTTCCCCGATCAGCTCATCGCGCTCGCGCAGGGCAAGGACGTCCTCGAGCCGGTCCAGGGCGGCATCGACGCCGGCGGCTGAATAGCCGCCCTTGACGGGGTCGAAGGTCACTGCCCGGACGTCTGCGCTCTTCACCGGACGCCCGGCGGAACCCTGGGCTTCAAACGACACCCGTGCGCGCTCCAGGAACTGATCAACCTGCTTGGCGTTGTAGCCGTACTGGTTCCGCTGCACGCGGTCAAAGGAAGCAGGAATCTGCCGTTGAATGTCCACTGTAACCATGTTTCCTTCAATGCCGTTCGGCTGTTAGCTGGCACCATTCTATGGGCCGGGGGTGTGGAGCGAAGCCGAGTTAAGTGCCGGCGACGGCCGAAAAGAGGATGAAGGCCACCGGCGAAG from Arthrobacter sp. B3I9 encodes:
- a CDS encoding sensor histidine kinase, translating into MPDSPLYTAAAIAVIAMAIAVVVAVGLKVLRSFRDLGTDAEQATYKTLHAASRAGQHLRTGLNPAGAAKASRQLRSLLGCDALAITDTAGVLAWDGAGEELKPALMGLAARVLDGGHTAVVPAAELQLAATGGSPAQPPDAEGAVVIAPIKAGTRVVGVVAALAPSAGAGLVRATGEVAEWVATQVELAELDASRTLLMEAEVRALRAQISPHFIYNSLNAIASFINTDPVRARELVVEFADFTRYSFRRHGDFTTLAEELRCIDRYLLLERARFGDRVQVSLRIAPEVLSTVIPFLSLQPLVENAVRHGLEAKGGPGHISITAEDSGAFAEVTIEDDGVGIDPEQLRSVLAGHSDGDHVGLRNVDARLRQVYGEECGLVIETAPGEGTLITMRVPKSQPRHDA
- a CDS encoding LytTR family DNA-binding domain-containing protein, which codes for MINVLVADDELPAVEELAYLLGRDDRIGTIHRASSGAEALRVLEAAEVDAVFLDIHMPALSGLDIARAIARSARPPAVVFVTADEERALEAFELAAVDYLLKPVRAERLAKSIGRISELLRDGAPAPEMITVDLGGHTKMIRREDVSYVQAQGDYARLHTSDASYLIRVPLADLEQQWSDAGFIRTHRSYLIALGHVSHLKLAAARPSVTVAGADLPISRRHLPSVREKLESTRIRPHV
- a CDS encoding cation acetate symporter, which encodes MNPAVGIAAFAAVSLATAVIGFYGLRISRTTGDFYVASRTVRPWWNASAIGGEYLSAASFLGVAGLILLSGTDALWFPVGYTAGYLMLLLFVAAPLRRSGAYTIPDFTEARLDSRTVRRVTSIVVVLVGWLYIVPQLHGAALAIRITTGLPAWVGQVAVVAVVCVTVVAGGMRSITFVQAFQYWLKLTALAVPVLFILFVLAGNGAPAVAEAGANPTAAVPASPYQNISLLVALLFGTLGLPHVLVRFYTNPDGQSARRTTLIVLGLLSVFYLFPTAYGLTGRLFAPDLARSGQADALVLLLPGRMIGGPTGDLLSALVVAGAFAAFLSTTSGLVVSLAGVISQDVLGGSVRGFRLAAVLSAVVPLGIASMTDSQALAGSVGLVFAFTASTICPVLLLGIWWTGLTDAGAIAGMVTGGLLCGGAMVAGSLLGSAATPPWLAQPAAWTVPAAFAVMVLVSRATKHRVPRTITRLMTRLHTPERPLATDR
- a CDS encoding DivIVA domain-containing protein, with translation MVTVDIQRQIPASFDRVQRNQYGYNAKQVDQFLERARVSFEAQGSAGRPVKSADVRAVTFDPVKGGYSAAGVDAALDRLEDVLALRERDELIGERGEEAWLREIGRLAGLLRGRLHRPDGERFRRPSKAKARSYNTADVDDLCHELIGYLESERPLSVDNVRRAVFRPAMGRDGYEESQVDAFLDRVVQLMAAID